Below is a genomic region from Catenuloplanes atrovinosus.
GTTCACCGGCGCGGTCGGCGTCGCGGACATGCCCCGCTGGTACCGCTCCGCGGACGTGCTGGCGGCCACCCCCTGGTACGAGCCGTTCGGCCTGACCCCGCTGGAGGCGATGGCGTGCGGCGTGCCCGTGGTCGCCACCGCGGTCGGCGGCCTGACCGACACCGTGGTCGACGGCGTCACCGGCGAGCTGGTCCCGCCGCGCGACCCGAAGGCGCTCGCGGCCGTGCTGCGCCGCCTGCTCACCGACGACGTGCGCCGCGTCTCGTACGGCGCCGCCGCGCTGGACCGGGCCCGGCTCGTCTACGGCTGGCCCACGATCGCGGGCCGCCTCGCCGACGTCTACGCCGAGACCGCGCACGCCTTCGCCGACACCACCGACGTCCGAGAGGCGGTCGCCTGATGGATCCGCTCGACAACCACCTGCGCGGGCTCCAGGCCGCGCTGCCCGAGTTCCGCGCGCTCGCGTCCACGATCCTGCCCCGCTGGGGTGAGCGGCTGGCCCGCCACCTCGGCACCGGCGGGCGGCTGCTGGTCGCCGGCAACGGCGGCAGCGCGGCCGAGGCCCAGCACCTGGCGGCCGAACTGGTCGGCCGGCTGCGCGACGAGCGGCAGCCGCTGTCCGCGATCGCGCTCACGCCGGACTCGTCCGCGGTCACCGCGATCAGCAACGACTACGGGTACGAGGAGGTCTTCGCCCGCCAGGTCCGCGCGCACGGCCGCCCCGGCGACGTGCTGATCCTGATGTCGACCAGCGGGCGCAGCCCGAACCTGGTCAAGGCCGCGCACGCGGCCCGGGAGGCGGGCGTGCGCACCTGGGCGATGACCGGGCGGGAGCCGAACCCGCTGTCGATGGCCTGCGACGAGACGCTCGGCTGCCCGTCCGGCGACTCGCAGGTCGTGCAGGAGCTGCACCTGGTCTCCGTGCATCTGCTCTGCGAGTACGTCGATCTCGCGCTGCCCACCGTGGTGGACGCGCTGGAGGAGGCACTGGCGCGATGAGCCACGAACAGGTCAGTGCGATGAGTCGACAGCTGCTGGTCGTCATCG
It encodes:
- a CDS encoding D-sedoheptulose-7-phosphate isomerase, with amino-acid sequence MDPLDNHLRGLQAALPEFRALASTILPRWGERLARHLGTGGRLLVAGNGGSAAEAQHLAAELVGRLRDERQPLSAIALTPDSSAVTAISNDYGYEEVFARQVRAHGRPGDVLILMSTSGRSPNLVKAAHAAREAGVRTWAMTGREPNPLSMACDETLGCPSGDSQVVQELHLVSVHLLCEYVDLALPTVVDALEEALAR